The Amycolatopsis japonica nucleotide sequence CGGCCGACTCCAGCCGCTTGACCCGTTCCGTCGTCGCCGACGCGCTCAAGCTGACCCGCTTACCCAGCTCGGTGAGCGGAAGGCGTCCGTCCTTCTGGAGCTCCACCAGGATCGCCCAGTCGGTCGCGTCGAGAGTCTCGGCCATCCGGCCAGAATACCGGCAGATCCACGGCGGAAGCCGTCATACGCCGGGAAAGATCCCTTCCCGGGTTTCCGCCTCGCCGATAGCCTTGACCTGTGCGAATAGGTGTCAACGTCCCGAACTTCGGCCCGGGGACCGATCCCGGGATCCTCCGCGGCTGGGCCACCACGGTCGAAGGCCTCGGCTACGACCTGCTCATGGTGTCCGATCACGTCGCCATCACCCCTGACGTCGCCGAGCAGTACCCGGCGCCGTTCTACGAACCGTTCACGACGCTGTCGTGGCTAGCCGGTGTGACGACCCGGATCCGGCTGGGCACCACCGTGCTCATCGTCCCGTACCGGCATCCGCTGCTGATCGCCCGCATGGCCGCGAATCTGAACCAGCTCAGCGGCGGACGGCTCGTGCTCGGCGTCGCGTCCGGCTGGGCCCGGCAGGAGTTCGAAGCACTCGACGTCCCGTTCGAGAAACGGGGACGGCTGACCGACGACCACCTCGACGCCGTCCGGAAGGCTTGGGCCGACGACGCCGACTACCGCGCCGGCGACATCCCGATCTGGGTCGGCGGCAACAGTGACGCCGGCATCCGCCGCGCCGTCCGGGTCGGGGACGCCTGGCATCCGCTGCGGGCCACCCTCCCCTGGCTCACCGAAGCGCTCACCAGGGTCAAGACCATCGCCGACGCACACGACCGGCCGGTCCCCGCGTTCACGCCGCGGATCCTGCTGAACGTCACCGAACGCCCGGTCACCACACCCGATCGCGCCGCTGGGGAAGGCACGATCGAGCAGATCGTCGACGACCTCGACCGGCTTCGCCACCTCGGCGCCGAGACGGTCGTCCTCGACCCGTTCTCCGGTGATCCCGAAGAGACCCTGCGGCCGGAATACGCGTGGCAGGCTCTGGCGACCGTCGCCGCCCACTGGGAACTGGGCCGCTACCGAACCGAACAGGACTGATCATGACCGACGAAGACGAGAAGTTCCTCCGCCGCGCCATCGAACTCGCCGCGAAGTCCCGCGCCGACGGCGATCCACCCTTCGGCTCATTGCTCGTCGGCCCCGACGGGACGGTGCTGGCCGAGGACCACAACACCACGGTGTCCCAATCGGACATCAGCCTGCACCCGGAGCTGAAACTCGCCGTGTGGGCCGCGCGCGAACTCGAACCCGCCGTCGCCGCGGCGACCACGATGTACACCAGCTGCCAACCGTGCGGGATGTGCCAGGGCGCCATCGAACGCTCGGGCCTGGGACGGGTCGTGTTCGCTCTTTCCGGCGAACAGGTCACCGCGCTCAAACCGCCGGCCACGGCGCCGCCGGTTCGCCTGGAGGGTCCGGCGTTGTACGACGAGGCCCGCGTTCCCGTCGAGGGCTACTACACCTAGAGCCGGATGTTTGGTCGTTAGTACATGAAGGCCCCCTTCCTTGCGCTAGACGCAGGGAAGGGGGCCTTCATGTACTGCAGAACTGAGCAAGGGCGGCACCTGCGACCGAGCCGCCGCTCCCTGTAGCCGACCGAGGGCGAAGGCTCCTTTCGCCGCATCAGACTCGGTGAAGGGAGCCTTCAGCCCACACCACTCCGCTAGTGCCTACTGACGCAGGTTGGATCAGCCGCACCCGCGCACCGCGTAGGTGCTTAAGACACCCTTGGCTCTAACGACCAAAAACACTCACGACCCCGTCAAAGCCGAGCCGACCCCAGCTGCGACCTCGTCGCCCCGATCACCACACCGTCCACCCGCGCGAGCCAGCTCCCGCACAGACACCGGATGTACTCCAGCCTCCCCTGGGAGACCCGCTGAGACGTCGTCGCGCTTCCAGGCAGTTCGGCCAGCGGCCAGCCGCACCGCGGGCACTTGTTCGCTTCCATACCCCGATCGTGCTGTAATGAGTCAATGCACTTCAACCCTTACGGCGGGGCGGCCGCGCAGATCGCCGCCGAGCTGGTCAACCTGGGCGACGCCGCCGACCCGGCCACGCTCACCGCGATCTTCAAGGACCGCATGACCGTCTCCGCCGTACAGGACCACGAAGCGACCGAAATCGTCGCCTGGGCCAAGAGACTCCGACGCGTCTTCGAAGCCGACCCCGACACCCGCGTCGACCTGGTCAACGCGCTGCTCCACGACTCCGCGTCCAAGCCCTACATCTCCACCCACGACGGCAAAGCACCCCACCTGCACTACGTCGACGCACAGGCCGGCACCGCGCCCCGGGTCCGGGCCTACACCGCAGGCGGACTCGCACACCTCGTCTGCGACGCCCCGGACCGCTTCGGCGTCTGCTCACGCGAAGGCTGCGAAACCGTCTACGTCGACGTCTCCCGCAACGGCCGCCGCCGGTTCTGCTCGACCCGCTGCGCCACCAGGGTCCACGTCGCCGACCACCGCACCCGGCAGGCGAGCTAGGGCGTGTTTCACACCTAGATCGCGTACCGCCACGCAGTCAGCGCGTGCGCCGAGAACCACGCACCCAGCACCACCCACGCCACCGCGGCCGACACCGCCGTCACCGTCCGCCGCTTCGACAACCCGATCGCGATCGGCACCAGCACCGGGAAAGCGGGCAGGATGAACCGGATCTTCGCGTCCGGCAGCCCCCGCGTGCCGATGGCCAGCAACAGCACCCCGGCACCATAGAGCGTCAACGGCCACGGCACCCGGATGAACGCCGCCACCAGCACCAACGCCACCGCACCCAGCAGCAGCAACACCGTCAGCGTGCTGAACACCGACTCGTCCCCGGTCAACCGCGCCAGCACCGAATCCGCGGTCTCCGCACCGAAGTCGAACTCGGTGTTCCAACCCCGCAACTCGATGTCCTGCCAGCCCGTCCAACTCCCCGTCCGGTACGCGACGAACCCCAGATACCCCGCCACCCCCAACGGAGCGATCACCGCACCCGCGAGCGCCCACCAGCGCTTCTCACCACGCCGGAAGACCTCGATCAACGCCGCCACGACCACCACCGCGACCAGCACCACCGCCGTCGACCTCGACAACCCGGCCCCGAAAGCACACAAACCGGCCAGCAACCAACGCCGTTCCAGCACACCCACCAGCGCCCAAACGGCGAGCGCGCAGAACACCGCCTCCGTGTAAGCCATCGAGAACACGATCGCCATCGGCGCACCGGCCCACAACGCCACCAGCAGCAACCCGGTCCGATCACGCCGATCCGGCGACACCGCCCGCCCGATCCGGATCAGCCCGCACGCCAGCACCAGCCCGGCCAGCACCGACACCGTCAACGCCGCCGTCACGACATCGGGCCCGAGCCACATCACCGCACCGACGAGCTTCGGATACAACGGGAAGAACGCCATCGGCGCGTCCGGATACGGCTGCCGCGCCGCGTCCAGCGTCCCCGGCAGATCCGCGTACCCATGGACCGCCAGCCGCAGATACCACTGCCCGTCCCACGCCGTCAGCCGATCGGTCAACGTCGCACCACGCCGGGCGGCCAGCAGATCGAGCAACTGGACACTCGCCGTGCGGATCACGAGATACAGCAGGATCGCCCTCGGATAAGGCGACCGCGCCAGTCTGTCGAGGACTCTCTCGAACACACGCGCCGGACGCCCCTGCCGGGACGCCTCCTCGGGGGCAGCGGGCTGATCAAGGTCGTCGACTTCTCGGAGCACGATCAGAGTGTCCACAATGTGAAGTCATCTCGCCGTTCGATCCCGGAGATTCCCAGCTCCACGCAGGTGGGAAAGCCCACAAACCCCGCTTGTGACCCCACCTCGATCTTGTGTTTCCCAGCCCCCGCCCCCGGCTCCTACGTTCGAAGTCATGAGCGAACAGAACCTGAACGGAACAGTGGCGATCATCGCCGGCGGCGCGAAGAACCTCGGCGGACTCCTCTCCACCACCCTCGGCGAAGCCGGCGCCAAGGTCGTCGTCCACTACCACGGCGACGCCTCCGCGGCCGACGCCGACAAGACCGTCGAGGCCGTCCGCGGTTCCGGCTCCGAAGCCGTCGCCGTCCAAGGCGACCTGACCAAGGTCGCCGACGTCCGCCGCCTCTTCGACACCGCCGTCGACACCTTCGGCGGCGCCGACATCGCGGTCAACACGACCGGCATGGTCCTGCGCAAGCCGATCCTCGAAACCACCGAAGAGGACTACGACCGCATGTTCGCGGTCAACGCGAAAGCCGCCTACTTCTTCATCCAGGAAGCCGGACGGCGCCTCTCCGACAACGGCAAGATCATCAGCCTCGGCACCTCCCTGCTCGCGGCCTTCACCGACGGCTACTCCACCTACGCCGGCGGCAAAGCCCCGCTGGAACACTTCACCAGGGCCGCCGCCAAGGAGTTCGCCGACCGCGGCATCTCGGTCAACGTCATCGCCCCCGGCCCGATGGACACCCCGTTCTTCTACCCGCAGGAAACCCCCGAGCGGGTCGAATTCCACAAGTCCCAGGCCAAGGGCGGACGACTGACGAAGATCGAGGACATCGTGCCGATCATCCGCTTCCTCGCCACCGACGGCGGCTGGTTCACCGGCCAGACGATGTTCCCGAACGGCGGCTACACCACGCGCTGACCCTTACCCTGACCAAGACGCCGCAGACCGGAAACAAAGGGGAACCCCGGGGTGGGCCTGGACCTGTACAAGCTGAACCACCTCATCGCCGTCGCCGAAGAAGGCAGCTTCACCCGCGCGGCGACCCGGCTGCACCTGAGCCAGCAGGCGCTGTCGACCTCGGTGCGCACGCTCGAGCGGGAAGTCGGCGTCCCTCTCCTCGAGCGAAGCGCCACCGGGGTCACCGTGCTCCCCGCCGGCCAGGCACTGATCGCCGACGCCCACCTCCTCCACGGCATCGCCGACTCCGCCGTCCAGCGCGCCCGCCGCATCGGCCGGAGCGAACCGGAACGACTCCGAGTCGGCCACACCCCCGCCGTCACCGGCGACGAGGTCACCGCCCTGCTGCGCAAACACCAGACCGACCCCGACCTCGTCATCGACGTCAACCAGCGCTACCCCGACGAACTCGTCGCACAACTACTCGGCGGACAACTGGACCTCGGCCTCGGCCGCGCGCTGACCCTCGCCCACGGCCTGGTCGGGACCACCCTGATCCGGCAGCGGCTCAACGTCGCCGTCGCCGCCGGTCACCGCCTCGCCGACCGCGAGAATCTCGGGTTGAGCGACCTCGATGGCGAAGAGATCACCGTCTGGGGCCATCCCGGCCGGTCCGGATACACCGATCTGCTCGTCAACCTCTGCCGCGACGCGGGATTCGAACCACGCGTCCGGCGCAACCCCATCCAGGGGACGCCACCGGTCACCGCCGTCCTCGACAGCGACGCGGTCGCGTTTGTGACCGCGCCACCCGGGCCGGCGGCGGGCGGCGCGGTCATGGTCAGGGAGCTGCACCCGGCCGTCCATGTACCGCTGCAGGCCCTTTGGCCGCAGCACAGCACTTCTGACGCCCGTCAGGCGTTTTTGGCTTCCGCTCAGGGGTTCTAGCCGGCCTCGCCGCTGCGCCGGTCATGGTGCTCCAGCAACTTCGACAGTAGATCGGTGAACCGCTTCCGCTCGTCGGACGAAAGCGGTGCTAGCAGTTCTTCCTGGCGTTCGGCCAGCTGTTTCTCCAGCCGTCGCAGCTGCCGCTTGCCCGCCGTCGTCAGCGAGACGACGTTGCGCCGCCGATCAGCCGGATCCGGGGCACGCTCGACCAGTTCGCGCTCGGCCAGCTCGTTGATCGTCGCGACCATCTCGCTCACGTGGATGCCGCTCCGGCGGCCCAGCGCAGCCTGGCTGGCTGGCCCGAACTCGTCCAGCGTCGCCAGCACGCGGTAGTGGTAGCCGCGGGCGTCAGCCGCGGAGAACCCGTCGGTCACCAGGCGATGCGCGTGGTTCGCGGTCTGGGTGAGCAGCCAGCTGGGCAGCGTTCGCCAGCCGCCACGCGGTTCCGAGGGGTCGTCCATGTGACGAGTCTAACGAATCGTTGGGCGCCCGAACGATTGCGGTATCGTTGGGCTACCAAACGTTTAGCGACCCAACGAACCGAGGAGATCCGCCGTGATCAAGCCCTTCCACATCGACATCCCCCAGGCCGACCTCGACGACCTCGCCGACCGGCTCGCCCGCACCCGCTGGCCCAACGAGGTCGCCGACGCGGGCTCGGACTACGGCTTCCCGCTCGCCCGACTCAGAGAACTCGCCGAATACTGGCGAACCGGCTACGACTGGCGCGCCCACGAGGCCGAACTCAACAAGCTGCCGCACTTCACCACCGAGATCGAAGGCCAGAACGTCCACTTCGTCCACGTCCGATCGGAGAACCCGGACGCCCTCGCACTGGTCCTCACCCACGGATGGCCAGGATCATTCCTCGAGTTCCTGGGCATGATCGAGCCGCTGGCGCGCGATTTCCACCTGGTGATCCCCTCGATTCCGGGTTACGGCTTCTCGGGGCCGACCCATGAACGCGACTGGAGCGTCGAGCGGATCGCCCGAGCTTGGGCCGAGCTGATGCGCCGACTCGGCTACGAGCGCTACGGCGCCCAAGGCGGCGACTTCGGCTCGGGCATTTCGACAGCGCTCGGCGCAGTCGCACCGGAGCACGTCGTCGGCGTGCACGTGAACTACCTGCCGACCCGGCCCGATCCCGAAGCCGGCCTCGAACTGTCCGAAGAGGACGAATCCCGCCTCGACAAGGTGAGGCAGCTCATGGCGAATCGCCCGCCGTATCAGGCCCTGCAGGTCGCCACCCCGCAGACCATCGGCTACGCGTTGACCGACTCACCGGTCGGCCAGCTGGCATGGATCGCCGAACGTTTCGCGCAGTGGACGGACCCGCGCACGCCGGTCGACGACGACCGCATGCTCACCGACGTCTCGCTGTACTGGCTGACCGCCACCGCGGCTTCGTCCGCGCGGCTGCACCACGACGCCGGAAAGGTGAACCTCCCCTGCCGCGTGCCGCTCGGCGTCGCCGTGCTCCCGTGCGACATCACGCAATCCGTCCGCCCACTGGCCGAGCGGTTGTTCGACATCAGGCACTGGTCGGAATTCGACCGTGGCGGCCACTTCGCGGCTATGGAGGTTCCGGATCTATTGGCCGCCGACGTCAAGGATTTTTTCCTCGGCATTGCCGAGTAGCTGCAATCTTTTACGCCGCCAGGCCGTATAGGTCGTTATACATTTGAAGAGGAGGACGAGCCCCGCGACAAGGGCGGCGATCAGGTACGCGTTGCCGATGACGGCCTCCACGCCGTTCCAGTCGCGTTCGGCTCCTCCCCCGTTCGGGACCACCGCGACCGTCCATCCGGTGAACAGGACGGCGACCACGAGCGCCGTCCTGTGGCCTCCCCTGGCGACGAGAAGGCCGAGCGCGGGCACCACCCACACCCAATGGTGGGTCCAGGAGATCGGGCTGAGCAGCAGAGAGCAACCCGCCGTCACCAGCAACGCGGCGCGGTCGTCCCCCTCGTGGTGCAGCCGATGCACCAGCCACATCGCCGCGGCCGCGCATAGCGCGCCGAACGCCACGATCACCACCGCGGCCGTCCGTCCTTCCGGGACGGTCCGCGCGACGAAACCTTGCCATGACTGGTTCCCCACCCAGCCCTTCATCTCGGCGAAGTGATCGTTGAAGATCGCCGAAGTCCAGTAGCGGACGGAGTCCGCAGGAAGGACGACCATCGCGAACGTCGTCGCGCAGAGAAAGGCGGCGAGCCCACGGACGGCGTCCGCGGTCCTCCTGACCACCAGGAGGTGGACGAGGAAGATCAGCGGGATCAGTTTGACGGCGGCGACGAGCCCGACGACGATCCCCCGATAGCGCGAATCACGCAGGAGGACCATGTCCGCGACCACGGCGGCCATGAGAACGAGGTTGACCTGCCCGAGGCCGACGGTCTGCCACACTGGTTGCAGCGCGAAAGCGCCGAGCAGCAGAAGCGGAAGGTGGGCCCGCTGGGCGAACGGCCGGAGCGCGACGTACAGCGACGGTGCGGCGGCCAGCGCGAGCAGGCCCCAGGACAGCTGAGCGGGCAACGCGGTCAGCGAGGTGAACAGCAGCGCGGCGAACGGCGGATACGTGAACGGGAGCTCCGGCGCCCATTCGGGGAGCGCGAGCAGCGGCGAGTACAGGCTTTCCCCGTGCAGCACGGCGAATCCGCCTGCCCGGTAGACCGCCGAATCGACGCCGAGCGGCGTATCCGAGAGCCACCAGACGAGTGCGACCACGACGAAAACGGCCATGGCCCCGCCGACGACGATCAACGCCGGGTCGGCGCGCGGTCCTCTTGACGAATGCATGGCGGAACGATCTCCCGAACCGCGTCGGAAGACATCGCCCCGCGGAACCGTCTTGGCACCACTACCCCGGTACCCGATCTCGCGCGGACCCCTACCCCGGTATCAGGGCGTGCTTCCCGGCACGACGAGCCCTGCCTCGTAGGCGACCATGACCGCTTGCGCGCGATCACGGACGCCGAGCTTCGCGAAAACCCTGCTGACGTGGGATTTCGCGGTCTGCTCCGCGATCACCAGCGCTTCGGCGATCTCCGCGTTGGAAAGGCCACGCGCGATCAGCCTGAGCACTTCCGTCTCCCGCGCGGTCAGCTCGGTCACGAGGGCACGACCCGTGTGCGCCGAAGCATGCGTGCGGGTGAACTCGCCGATCAGTCGCCTGGTGATGGTCGGTGCGAAGAGCGCGTTGCCCGCGGACACCACCCGGACGGCGGTGACCAGGTCGTCCAGGGGCGAGTCCTTCAGGAGGAATCCACTGGCGCCCGCCCGCAGCCCGCCGAACACGTACTCGTCGATGTCGAACGTGGTGAGGATCAGCACGCGGACCTCCGGCCTGCCCGCCACGATCCGCCGGGTCGCCTCGAGACCGTCGAGTTCGGGCATGCGGACGTCCATCAGCACGACATCCGGTCCGAGTTCGGTGCACAGCGCGACGGCGGTGTTCCCCTCCGCGGCCTCCCCGACCACCCGGATGTCGGGCTGCGCGTCGAGCACCGCGCGAAAACTCTGCCGGACCATGGTCTGGTCGTCGGCGATGACCACCGAGATCACGGTTCCAGACGCCCCTCACGATCGAGCGGAACGGTCAAGGCGACGCGGAAACCGCCGTCCGTGCGCTCCCCTGCCTCAAGATCAGCCGCGAGCATAGCGGCCCGCTCCCGCATCCCCACCAGACCGTGCCCGCTTCGTGCCTGTTCCGTCCTTTTCGGACCGTCGCCGGGGCCGTTGTCGATGCGCAGCCGGACCGACCCCGGATCGGCCGTGAGTTCGACGGAGATCGCCGCCCCTGGCGCGTGCTGGATCGCGTTGCTGAGTGCCTCCTGCACGATCCGGAACACCGACAACGCGACCCCGACCGGAACGGTGTCGAGGTCGCCGTGCAGATCGAGCTCACAAGCGGTGCCCGCGGCCTTGACACCTTCGACGAGTTCGACCACCTTGCCCAATCCCGGCTGCGGAGCGATCGCCGGCGCGTGTTCCTCGGACCGGAGCACCCCGAGCAGCCTGCGCAGCTCGGTCAAGCCCTCGCGGGCGGTCCCGGCGAGGTCGGCGAACTCCTGCCAGATTTCGGCTTCCCGATCGGCCTTGCCGTGATCCGCGAAACGGAACCTCGCCGAGTCTGCGCGCAGAGCGAGCACGGACATGTGGTGCGCGACCACGTCATGCAGCTCCCGCGCGATTCCCGCGCGCTCCTCCAGCAGAGCCGCCCGGGTCTCCTCGGCGAGCCTGCGTTCCTGCTGCGCCGCGCGTTCTTCTTCGGCGAGTCTGCGCTGACGCACCGTGTTGCCGAGGAAGAACAGGATCCCGCCCAGCAGCACGAGCAACGCCGCGTCCCGCCAGTCACGGAGGAACGGGGCGGCGGCACCGAACGAGATCAGCCCCGCCCAGGCGAGTTCCGGCTGATCGTTGCTCTCCCCCACCAGGTAGAAGACGAGTGCCGCGGTGACCGCGAAGCCCGGCGCCCACGGCCAGCCCCACGATCCGGCGATTCCGGGCAGGGTCAGCGGAGTGCTGACGATGCCGACGATCAACAGGCGCCATCCCCACAGCGGCGAGCGCACCGCCAGCAGGCACGGCAGCACGGAGATGAGCACGTTGAAAGTCTTCACCGGCGCCGGCACCGAAACCGTCGAGAACGTGACGAAACCCGCCCACAGTCCACAACCGAGGATCGCGAGAGCGCGCAGCCAGCGCAGCCCCGCCGAACGCTTCGGCGGGGCATCGGTTCCGGCGTAGGCCGTGTAGCGCAGGGCGGCCAACCACAGCCGCAGGCGCTGTCGGTCGATCATCAGGACCGACCTTACCGATGGCACTGAGTGCCAGATGGTCTAAGACTCGTTCAAGGCGGCGTTGACCTTGGCGATGACGGCGTGGAGCGGCGTCGCCGTGGTCATCACCGCCACCACCGTCGTTTCGGCCGCGGGCTCCTCGACCCGGAACGCGTCGATCACCAGCGCGAAGGCCTCCGCCGCGCTGGCGGCGATGTCGTCCTGCCCGCCACTGCGCAGCCAGCGCCGCAGCACGTGGTTGTTCGCGGCCGCGATCGCCGCGGCGGCCACCGCCGCCCTCAGGCTCGCCGTCTCGTCACCCTGCTCGGTGAAACGCGCCCGCAGGTAGCGGGCGAGTACGCGCTGATAGCGGTCGACGGTCGCGACCTCCTTGTCCCGCAGGGACGGAACCGTTCGGGTCAGGGTGAACCGTTTGAGCGACACGTCGAGTTCGGCGGCGTAGGAGTCGAGGACCAGACCGACGGCCTCACAGGCCACTTCCACCGGATCACGCTCCGGGTCCGCGGCGGCGAACGTCTCCTCCATCTCGGCCACGATCTCGTCGTGGTTGGCGAAGAGCACGTCGTCCTTGGCGTCGAAATACCGGAAGAACGTCCGGCGGCCCACTCCCGCGGCGGCCGCGATCTCGTCCACCGTGGTGGCCTCGTAGCCCTTGGCCGCGAACAGGTCAACGGCCGCCGCGGCGAGCGCACGGCGCAGTTTGCGCCTCCCCGCGGGGGTTGCGCCGGCTCTGGTCACCGGCGCTCGGCGCGGCGAATCGGTCATAGCGGGACGGTAGCAGCCACTTGCTAGTGGCACTGAGTGCCGTTAGGCTGTGCCGAGTCCTCACTCCCCGCTCGGAAGGCGCCGACGATGTCGCTGGACCACCAAGTGCTCCCGGTCGAGTCTCGCTCGATCCGCCCCCGCGGCGACGCCTTCTACGGCCGTCTTTTCGGCTGGTCGCTGAAATGGCGGGGCCCGCAGCCGTTCCTGGTGCTGGAAGGCGGGATCTGCGCGGTCACCCTGCCCAAGATCAACGG carries:
- a CDS encoding LLM class flavin-dependent oxidoreductase, encoding MRIGVNVPNFGPGTDPGILRGWATTVEGLGYDLLMVSDHVAITPDVAEQYPAPFYEPFTTLSWLAGVTTRIRLGTTVLIVPYRHPLLIARMAANLNQLSGGRLVLGVASGWARQEFEALDVPFEKRGRLTDDHLDAVRKAWADDADYRAGDIPIWVGGNSDAGIRRAVRVGDAWHPLRATLPWLTEALTRVKTIADAHDRPVPAFTPRILLNVTERPVTTPDRAAGEGTIEQIVDDLDRLRHLGAETVVLDPFSGDPEETLRPEYAWQALATVAAHWELGRYRTEQD
- a CDS encoding nucleoside deaminase is translated as MTDEDEKFLRRAIELAAKSRADGDPPFGSLLVGPDGTVLAEDHNTTVSQSDISLHPELKLAVWAARELEPAVAAATTMYTSCQPCGMCQGAIERSGLGRVVFALSGEQVTALKPPATAPPVRLEGPALYDEARVPVEGYYT
- a CDS encoding CGNR zinc finger domain-containing protein translates to MHFNPYGGAAAQIAAELVNLGDAADPATLTAIFKDRMTVSAVQDHEATEIVAWAKRLRRVFEADPDTRVDLVNALLHDSASKPYISTHDGKAPHLHYVDAQAGTAPRVRAYTAGGLAHLVCDAPDRFGVCSREGCETVYVDVSRNGRRRFCSTRCATRVHVADHRTRQAS
- a CDS encoding SDR family oxidoreductase translates to MSEQNLNGTVAIIAGGAKNLGGLLSTTLGEAGAKVVVHYHGDASAADADKTVEAVRGSGSEAVAVQGDLTKVADVRRLFDTAVDTFGGADIAVNTTGMVLRKPILETTEEDYDRMFAVNAKAAYFFIQEAGRRLSDNGKIISLGTSLLAAFTDGYSTYAGGKAPLEHFTRAAAKEFADRGISVNVIAPGPMDTPFFYPQETPERVEFHKSQAKGGRLTKIEDIVPIIRFLATDGGWFTGQTMFPNGGYTTR
- a CDS encoding LysR family transcriptional regulator — its product is MGLDLYKLNHLIAVAEEGSFTRAATRLHLSQQALSTSVRTLEREVGVPLLERSATGVTVLPAGQALIADAHLLHGIADSAVQRARRIGRSEPERLRVGHTPAVTGDEVTALLRKHQTDPDLVIDVNQRYPDELVAQLLGGQLDLGLGRALTLAHGLVGTTLIRQRLNVAVAAGHRLADRENLGLSDLDGEEITVWGHPGRSGYTDLLVNLCRDAGFEPRVRRNPIQGTPPVTAVLDSDAVAFVTAPPGPAAGGAVMVRELHPAVHVPLQALWPQHSTSDARQAFLASAQGF
- a CDS encoding MarR family winged helix-turn-helix transcriptional regulator, which produces MDDPSEPRGGWRTLPSWLLTQTANHAHRLVTDGFSAADARGYHYRVLATLDEFGPASQAALGRRSGIHVSEMVATINELAERELVERAPDPADRRRNVVSLTTAGKRQLRRLEKQLAERQEELLAPLSSDERKRFTDLLSKLLEHHDRRSGEAG
- a CDS encoding epoxide hydrolase family protein; this translates as MIKPFHIDIPQADLDDLADRLARTRWPNEVADAGSDYGFPLARLRELAEYWRTGYDWRAHEAELNKLPHFTTEIEGQNVHFVHVRSENPDALALVLTHGWPGSFLEFLGMIEPLARDFHLVIPSIPGYGFSGPTHERDWSVERIARAWAELMRRLGYERYGAQGGDFGSGISTALGAVAPEHVVGVHVNYLPTRPDPEAGLELSEEDESRLDKVRQLMANRPPYQALQVATPQTIGYALTDSPVGQLAWIAERFAQWTDPRTPVDDDRMLTDVSLYWLTATAASSARLHHDAGKVNLPCRVPLGVAVLPCDITQSVRPLAERLFDIRHWSEFDRGGHFAAMEVPDLLAADVKDFFLGIAE
- a CDS encoding glycosyltransferase 87 family protein, with the protein product MHSSRGPRADPALIVVGGAMAVFVVVALVWWLSDTPLGVDSAVYRAGGFAVLHGESLYSPLLALPEWAPELPFTYPPFAALLFTSLTALPAQLSWGLLALAAAPSLYVALRPFAQRAHLPLLLLGAFALQPVWQTVGLGQVNLVLMAAVVADMVLLRDSRYRGIVVGLVAAVKLIPLIFLVHLLVVRRTADAVRGLAAFLCATTFAMVVLPADSVRYWTSAIFNDHFAEMKGWVGNQSWQGFVARTVPEGRTAAVVIVAFGALCAAAAMWLVHRLHHEGDDRAALLVTAGCSLLLSPISWTHHWVWVVPALGLLVARGGHRTALVVAVLFTGWTVAVVPNGGGAERDWNGVEAVIGNAYLIAALVAGLVLLFKCITTYTAWRRKRLQLLGNAEEKILDVGGQ
- a CDS encoding response regulator transcription factor codes for the protein MISVVIADDQTMVRQSFRAVLDAQPDIRVVGEAAEGNTAVALCTELGPDVVLMDVRMPELDGLEATRRIVAGRPEVRVLILTTFDIDEYVFGGLRAGASGFLLKDSPLDDLVTAVRVVSAGNALFAPTITRRLIGEFTRTHASAHTGRALVTELTARETEVLRLIARGLSNAEIAEALVIAEQTAKSHVSRVFAKLGVRDRAQAVMVAYEAGLVVPGSTP
- a CDS encoding sensor histidine kinase; protein product: MIDRQRLRLWLAALRYTAYAGTDAPPKRSAGLRWLRALAILGCGLWAGFVTFSTVSVPAPVKTFNVLISVLPCLLAVRSPLWGWRLLIVGIVSTPLTLPGIAGSWGWPWAPGFAVTAALVFYLVGESNDQPELAWAGLISFGAAAPFLRDWRDAALLVLLGGILFFLGNTVRQRRLAEEERAAQQERRLAEETRAALLEERAGIARELHDVVAHHMSVLALRADSARFRFADHGKADREAEIWQEFADLAGTAREGLTELRRLLGVLRSEEHAPAIAPQPGLGKVVELVEGVKAAGTACELDLHGDLDTVPVGVALSVFRIVQEALSNAIQHAPGAAISVELTADPGSVRLRIDNGPGDGPKRTEQARSGHGLVGMRERAAMLAADLEAGERTDGGFRVALTVPLDREGRLEP
- a CDS encoding TetR family transcriptional regulator — protein: MTDSPRRAPVTRAGATPAGRRKLRRALAAAAVDLFAAKGYEATTVDEIAAAAGVGRRTFFRYFDAKDDVLFANHDEIVAEMEETFAAADPERDPVEVACEAVGLVLDSYAAELDVSLKRFTLTRTVPSLRDKEVATVDRYQRVLARYLRARFTEQGDETASLRAAVAAAAIAAANNHVLRRWLRSGGQDDIAASAAEAFALVIDAFRVEEPAAETTVVAVMTTATPLHAVIAKVNAALNES